The proteins below come from a single Aegilops tauschii subsp. strangulata cultivar AL8/78 chromosome 6, Aet v6.0, whole genome shotgun sequence genomic window:
- the LOC109774096 gene encoding putative F-box protein PP2-B12, whose protein sequence is MEEACEIARLPEELLSAALARTTPRDACRAAAVSPAFRAAADSDDVWAGFLPPGGLPPLADGEPPAPALPSSKKELFLRLSAGPALLQDKLVSVWLDRETGAKCYMLSARNLFIVWGNTPEYWTWIPLEDSRFSEGAELVNVCWFEIHGKIHGKMLSQGTTYAAYMVFKMDENSYGLNFPVQEASVSSGATNLTRKVCLQADDGDEDEYEYVEEEDEEDDEEEEEDEDEDDDDEYYRALTDRRVVSHKENVTFPQKRADGWLELELGEFLDEGGDDGEVSISLTETKSGRWKSGLIVQGIEIRHKKSG, encoded by the exons ATGGAGGAGGCCTGCGAGATCGCGCGCCTGCCGGAGGAGCTCCTGTCGGCGGCGCTGGCCCGCACGACCCCGCGCGACGCCTGCCGCGCAGCCGCCGTCTCCCCGGCCTTCCGCGCCGCGGCCGACTCCGACGACGTCTGGGCCGGCTTCCTGCCCCCCGGCGGCCTCCCGCCGCTCGCCGACGGGGAGCCGCCGGCCCCCGCCCTGCCCTCGTCCAAGAAGGAGCTCTTCCTCCGCCTCTCCGCCGGCCCCGCCCTCCTCCAGGACAAGCTCGTG AGCGTGTGGCTGGACAGGGAGACCGGCGCCAAGTGCTACATGCTGTCCGCCAGGAACCTGTTCATCGTGTGGGGGAACACGCCGGAGTACTGGACCTGGATCCCACTCGAGGACTCTAG GTTCTCCGAAGGTGCTGAACTCGTGAATGTTTGCTGGTTCGAGATCCATGGGAAGATACATGGCAAGATGCTCTCCCAAGGCACAACCTATGCAGCCTACATGGTCTTCAAGATGGACGAAAATTCCTATGGGCTGAATTTTCCTGTCCAGGAGGCATCGGTCAGTTCCGGAGCAACCAACTTGACCCGCAAGGTTTGCCTACAAGCTGACGACGGGGACGAGGACGAGTACGAGTAcgtggaggaggaggatgaggaggacgatgaggaggaggaggaggatgaggatgaggacgacgacgacgagtaCTATCGGGCGCTGACGGACCGGCGCGTAGTATCTCACAAAGAGAATGTCACGTTCCCTCAGAAAAGAGCCGACGGGTGGCTGGAGCTGGAGCTGGGCGAGTTCTTGGACGAGGGGGGCGACGACGGCGAGGTGTCCATCAGCCTGACGGAGACCAAAAGTGGGAGGTGGAAGAGCGGCCTCATCGTGCAGGGCATCGAGATCAGACATAAGAAATCAGGCTGA